The Fimbriimonas ginsengisoli Gsoil 348 genome window below encodes:
- a CDS encoding universal stress protein, with protein sequence MVIGVDESLSSRNAIDLFLKLRFAAPQAIFVHVIESVMPDGSFVDFPDDHPLGALMRESMSEGEKLLGRAHRRSMAFGVEAKVEIVKGNPAQVLQEVATRESADLIVVGCNRRSRLDDLILGGTPRTLLHEAPQSLLVVRSPVLRIGPLRGVFAVDHREEPEEFVDALLQLKPGGIGCLDVLTINEAGHRELASVSRLPAPVADVCSWIDEGIRSKNVALADRLSSLGADCRAVVMEGDMPACAIAIAANRAHADFIVVGAKRHGFLDRHLGRSVSKGLLASDRRALLVLRPKEEKQSSVADMPSP encoded by the coding sequence GTGGTCATTGGCGTGGACGAATCCTTGTCGAGCCGAAACGCTATCGATCTGTTCCTTAAGTTGCGGTTTGCGGCTCCCCAGGCGATCTTCGTGCACGTGATCGAGTCGGTAATGCCGGACGGCTCTTTCGTCGACTTCCCAGACGATCACCCCCTCGGGGCGCTTATGCGGGAGAGTATGTCGGAGGGTGAAAAGTTGCTGGGTAGGGCTCACCGTCGCTCGATGGCGTTCGGCGTCGAGGCCAAGGTTGAGATCGTCAAGGGTAATCCGGCGCAGGTGCTTCAAGAGGTCGCCACCCGCGAGTCGGCCGATCTCATCGTGGTCGGCTGCAATCGGCGATCTCGACTGGACGACTTGATACTGGGCGGCACACCGCGAACCCTCCTTCACGAGGCGCCGCAAAGCCTTCTCGTCGTGCGGAGTCCCGTTCTAAGGATTGGGCCACTCCGGGGGGTGTTCGCGGTGGATCATCGGGAAGAGCCAGAGGAGTTCGTCGACGCTCTGCTCCAACTCAAGCCGGGAGGAATCGGGTGCCTCGACGTTCTGACGATCAACGAGGCCGGACATCGAGAACTGGCGTCGGTTTCGAGGCTGCCGGCTCCGGTCGCGGATGTCTGTTCCTGGATCGATGAGGGCATACGAAGCAAGAACGTCGCCTTGGCGGATCGACTCTCATCCCTCGGCGCCGACTGCCGGGCGGTGGTGATGGAGGGGGACATGCCCGCGTGCGCCATTGCGATTGCTGCTAATCGCGCCCATGCCGACTTCATCGTCGTTGGAGCCAAGCGCCACGGATTCCTGGATCGTCATCTTGGCCGAAGCGTGTCGAAAGGGTTACTGGCCTCGGACAGGCGCGCGCTCTTGGTTTTGCGGCCGAAGGAGGAGAAGCAATCCTCCGTTGCCGATATGCCATCTCCGTAA